The following proteins are co-located in the Pseudomonas synxantha genome:
- a CDS encoding efflux RND transporter permease subunit, which produces MSFPRFFIDRPIFAIVLSVLMMIGGIVAFFHLPLSEYPAVTPPTVQVTASYPGANPQVIAETVAAPLEQVITGVEGMLYMTSQSATDGRMILTATFTQGTNADMAQIQVQNRVSRALPRLPEEVQRLGVVTQKTSPDILMVVHLLSPDKRYDPLYISNYAYLQVRDELSRLPGINDVLVWGAGEYSMRLWLDPDLIAARGLTAGDVIAAVREQNVQVAAGSVGQAPDSSAAFQVTVNTLGRLTDEEQFGDIIIRTGDNGQVTRLRDVARIEMGADAYALRSLLDGEPAVALQIIQSPGANALDVAQAVRDTMQRLQANFPEGLVSRIAYDPTVFVRASLESVAITLMEAILLVVIVVVVFLRNWRASLIPLMAVPVSIIGTFAVMHLMGFSLNTLSLFGLVLSIGIVVDDAIVVVENVERHIENGEEPTQAARRAMGEVTGPIIAITSVLAAVFIPTAFLSGLQGEFYRQFALTIAISTILSAVNSLTLSPALAGLLLRPRGAAVVHEPRSLRGRAVRLLEVLGRPFQRAPQAYGSTVRKVVGRRGVALVAYCGLLALTWFGFNAVPAGFVPMQDKYYLVGIAQLPNSASLDRTDAVVRQMSKIALDEPGVESVVAFPGLSVNGFVNVPNAAVMFVMLDPFKERTSPDMAAVAIAGRLQAKFASIPDGFLGVFPPPPVPGLGVTGGFKLQVEDRGGVGLEALVQQTQVLMTKATESGQVAGLMTSLDVNAPQLNVDIDRTQVKSQGVRLADVFESLQVYLGSLYVNDFNRFGRTYKVTAQADADHRMQAEAIGRLQVRNAAGDMLPLSAFVTVTPGSGPDRVIHYNGYPSADISGGAMPGVSSGQAVALMERLAQEVLPEGVTYEWTDLTYQQKLAGSSALFIFPLCVLLAYLILAAQYNSWLLPLAVLLIVPMCLLSAIIGVWLVEGDNNVFVQIGLVVLVGLAAKNAILIVEFARSLEAEGASPLEAVIHACQLRLRPILMTSLAFIAGVVPLVFASGAGAEMRHAMGVAVFAGMLGVTLFGLFLTPVFYVVMRSLALRVERQGSSPKLQLEERAS; this is translated from the coding sequence ATGAGCTTCCCACGCTTTTTCATTGATCGGCCAATCTTCGCCATTGTCCTGTCGGTGTTGATGATGATCGGCGGCATTGTGGCCTTCTTTCATCTGCCGCTGAGTGAATACCCCGCGGTCACGCCGCCCACGGTGCAGGTCACCGCGTCCTATCCCGGGGCCAATCCGCAGGTGATCGCCGAGACGGTGGCGGCGCCATTGGAACAGGTGATCACCGGGGTCGAGGGCATGTTGTACATGACCTCGCAGTCGGCCACCGATGGCCGCATGATCCTGACTGCGACCTTCACCCAGGGCACCAACGCCGACATGGCGCAGATCCAGGTGCAGAACCGTGTGTCGCGGGCCTTGCCGCGCTTGCCCGAGGAGGTGCAGCGCCTCGGCGTGGTCACGCAAAAGACCTCGCCGGACATTCTCATGGTGGTCCACCTGCTGTCCCCCGACAAACGTTATGACCCGCTGTACATCTCCAACTATGCCTACCTCCAGGTGCGTGACGAGCTGTCGCGCCTGCCGGGGATCAACGACGTGCTGGTATGGGGCGCGGGTGAATACAGCATGCGCTTGTGGCTCGACCCGGACCTGATCGCCGCCCGTGGCTTGACCGCCGGCGATGTGATTGCCGCGGTGCGCGAGCAGAACGTGCAAGTGGCGGCCGGCTCGGTCGGCCAGGCACCGGATTCCAGCGCGGCCTTCCAAGTCACGGTCAATACCCTCGGGCGGCTGACGGACGAAGAGCAATTTGGCGACATCATCATCCGCACCGGCGATAACGGCCAGGTCACGCGCCTGCGTGATGTGGCCCGTATCGAAATGGGCGCCGACGCCTACGCGCTGCGCAGCCTGTTGGACGGCGAGCCGGCGGTGGCCTTGCAGATCATCCAGAGCCCGGGCGCCAACGCCCTCGATGTAGCGCAGGCAGTGCGCGATACCATGCAGCGCCTGCAGGCCAACTTCCCTGAAGGGCTGGTGTCGCGGATTGCCTATGACCCCACGGTGTTTGTGCGCGCTTCGCTGGAGTCAGTCGCGATCACCCTGATGGAAGCGATCCTGCTGGTGGTCATCGTGGTGGTGGTGTTCCTGCGCAACTGGCGTGCGTCGCTGATCCCGTTGATGGCCGTGCCGGTGTCGATCATCGGCACCTTCGCGGTCATGCACCTGATGGGCTTTTCCCTGAATACTTTGTCGTTGTTCGGCCTGGTGCTGTCGATCGGCATTGTGGTCGACGATGCCATCGTGGTGGTCGAGAACGTCGAGCGGCATATCGAGAACGGCGAGGAGCCCACGCAAGCTGCGCGGCGTGCGATGGGCGAGGTCACCGGCCCCATCATTGCGATTACCTCGGTGCTGGCTGCGGTGTTCATCCCCACGGCGTTCCTCAGTGGATTGCAAGGTGAGTTCTACCGGCAGTTTGCGCTGACCATCGCGATTTCGACGATCCTCTCGGCGGTCAACTCGTTGACCCTCAGCCCGGCGTTGGCCGGCCTGTTGCTGCGCCCACGAGGTGCCGCCGTGGTACATGAGCCGCGCAGCCTGCGCGGTCGCGCCGTGCGCCTGCTGGAGGTGCTGGGCCGGCCGTTCCAGCGTGCGCCGCAGGCGTATGGCAGCACGGTGCGCAAGGTTGTCGGCCGTCGCGGCGTGGCGCTGGTGGCCTATTGCGGATTACTCGCGCTGACCTGGTTCGGCTTCAACGCTGTGCCGGCGGGTTTTGTGCCGATGCAAGACAAATACTACCTGGTCGGCATTGCCCAATTGCCCAACTCGGCGTCGCTGGATCGTACCGACGCGGTGGTGCGGCAAATGTCGAAAATCGCCCTGGACGAACCGGGAGTGGAAAGCGTGGTGGCGTTCCCGGGACTGTCGGTCAACGGCTTCGTCAACGTACCGAATGCGGCGGTGATGTTCGTAATGCTCGATCCGTTCAAGGAGCGAACCTCGCCGGACATGGCCGCGGTCGCCATCGCCGGGCGCCTGCAAGCGAAGTTCGCGAGCATTCCCGACGGTTTCCTCGGCGTGTTCCCGCCGCCGCCGGTGCCTGGCCTTGGTGTCACCGGTGGTTTCAAGCTGCAGGTCGAGGACCGTGGCGGAGTAGGGCTTGAGGCGTTGGTGCAGCAGACCCAGGTGCTGATGACCAAGGCCACCGAGTCGGGCCAGGTCGCCGGCTTGATGACCAGCCTGGACGTCAACGCGCCGCAGCTGAATGTGGATATCGACCGCACCCAGGTCAAGAGCCAGGGTGTGCGCCTGGCGGATGTATTCGAGTCACTGCAGGTCTACCTCGGGTCGCTGTATGTCAACGACTTCAATCGTTTCGGCCGCACCTACAAGGTCACCGCCCAGGCCGATGCGGACCACCGCATGCAGGCCGAAGCCATCGGCCGCCTGCAAGTGCGCAATGCCGCCGGGGACATGCTGCCGTTGTCGGCGTTTGTCACCGTCACCCCGGGTTCCGGCCCTGACCGTGTGATTCACTACAACGGCTATCCCTCGGCGGATATCTCCGGCGGGGCGATGCCGGGCGTCAGCTCCGGGCAGGCTGTCGCGCTGATGGAGCGCCTGGCGCAGGAGGTGCTGCCCGAAGGTGTGACCTATGAATGGACGGACTTGACCTACCAGCAAAAGCTCGCCGGGTCGTCGGCGCTGTTTATTTTCCCGCTGTGTGTGTTGCTCGCTTATTTGATCCTCGCGGCGCAGTACAACAGCTGGCTGCTGCCGTTGGCGGTCTTGCTGATCGTGCCCATGTGCCTGCTCAGCGCAATTATCGGCGTGTGGCTGGTGGAGGGTGACAACAACGTGTTCGTGCAGATCGGGCTGGTGGTGCTGGTCGGGCTGGCGGCGAAGAACGCCATCCTGATTGTCGAGTTTGCCCGCAGTCTCGAAGCCGAAGGCGCCAGCCCGCTGGAGGCGGTTATCCACGCCTGCCAATTGCGCTTGCGGCCGATTCTGATGACCTCACTGGCGTTTATCGCCGGCGTGGTGCCGCTGGTATTTGCCAGCGGCGCCGGGGCCGAGATGCGCCATGCCATGGGCGTCGCGGTGTTTGCCGGCATGCTCGGGGTGACGCTGTTCGGGCTGTTCCTCACCCCGGTGTTCTACGTGGTGATGCGCAGCCTGGCGCTGCGCGTGGAGCGTCAGGGGTCGAGTCCGAAGTTGCAGTTGGAGGAGCGTGCATCATGA
- a CDS encoding efflux RND transporter periplasmic adaptor subunit: MYAKPISLITGAMAVVLTLGGCTDNAPPAAAAKPPGVPVAEVVARAVTPFVEYTGSLTAIDQVELRPRVSGYLQSVSVPEGQFVARGSPLFVIDPRVFQAALNAAKARLREAEANAVLAQAEHGRAEQLFAKKVVARDRLDTAIASLNAGRAQVEAARAALDAAQLDLGYTRVTAPISGRIDRALVTEGNYVTQGVTALTTIVSIDPLHVYFDVDERTYLHSLAATREHAGSKGEKAAKVMVAMLNDTTYARAGRVDFLANAADRKTGTVRVRAVVDNPDGRLTPGLFAKVKLDTGAAQPRVLIADQSIGTDQGRRYVLVVGEGNKTEYRPVELGPVVDGLRVIDQGLQPGERIVVKGLVRPGMQVTPLAASIEGKPLEAPLTVGGVQ; the protein is encoded by the coding sequence ATGTACGCCAAACCAATAAGCCTGATCACCGGGGCAATGGCCGTGGTGTTGACGCTGGGCGGATGCACAGACAACGCGCCGCCGGCTGCGGCCGCCAAGCCGCCCGGTGTGCCGGTGGCCGAGGTGGTTGCGCGGGCGGTGACGCCGTTTGTCGAGTACACCGGTTCGTTGACCGCCATCGATCAGGTGGAACTGCGCCCGCGTGTCAGCGGCTATCTGCAAAGTGTCAGCGTGCCCGAGGGCCAGTTCGTGGCCAGGGGCAGTCCGTTGTTTGTGATTGACCCGCGGGTGTTCCAGGCGGCGCTGAATGCGGCCAAGGCACGTTTGCGCGAGGCCGAGGCCAATGCGGTGCTGGCCCAGGCCGAGCACGGGCGAGCCGAGCAACTGTTCGCCAAGAAGGTGGTGGCGCGTGATCGTCTTGATACCGCCATTGCTTCGTTGAATGCCGGCAGGGCCCAGGTCGAGGCGGCGAGGGCGGCACTGGATGCGGCACAACTGGACCTGGGCTATACCCGTGTCACCGCGCCCATCAGCGGCCGCATCGACCGCGCCCTCGTTACCGAAGGCAACTACGTGACGCAAGGGGTGACGGCGTTGACGACTATCGTCTCCATCGACCCGTTGCATGTGTATTTCGATGTCGACGAGCGCACGTATCTGCACTCGCTTGCCGCGACGCGGGAACATGCCGGGTCCAAGGGCGAAAAAGCCGCCAAGGTCATGGTGGCCATGCTCAACGATACGACCTATGCACGGGCCGGGCGGGTGGACTTCCTGGCCAATGCGGCCGACCGCAAGACCGGCACCGTGCGCGTGCGTGCGGTAGTCGACAACCCGGATGGGCGCCTGACCCCCGGGCTGTTCGCCAAGGTCAAGCTGGACACCGGCGCGGCGCAACCGCGGGTGTTGATCGCCGACCAATCCATCGGCACCGACCAGGGCCGCCGCTATGTGCTGGTGGTCGGTGAGGGCAACAAGACCGAATACCGTCCGGTGGAATTGGGCCCGGTGGTCGACGGCCTGCGCGTCATCGACCAGGGCCTGCAACCGGGTGAGCGTATTGTCGTCAAGGGCCTGGTGCGCCCCGGCATGCAGGTGACGCCACTGGCCGCCAGTATCGAGGGCAAGCCGCTTGAGGCGCCGCTGACCGTGGGGGGCGTGCAATGA
- a CDS encoding DUF3995 domain-containing protein, with protein sequence MSFVIARWIVGVFTFISMLHLYWAAGGKFGSLAAIPQLPGEFASGPRPAFKPSALGTFLVAMGLVAIALLVCLRAGLYFTPVSHGALQWGISAIAVLFFARAIGDSELVGFFKKVGGSRFARLDTYVYSPLCLVLGAGLLVVAWT encoded by the coding sequence ATGAGTTTTGTCATTGCGCGATGGATTGTCGGGGTTTTTACCTTTATCAGCATGCTGCATCTTTACTGGGCCGCTGGCGGCAAATTCGGCAGCCTGGCGGCGATTCCGCAACTGCCCGGCGAATTTGCCAGCGGGCCGCGACCGGCGTTCAAGCCCTCGGCGCTGGGCACCTTTCTGGTCGCTATGGGGTTGGTGGCAATTGCCTTGCTCGTTTGCCTGCGCGCCGGGTTGTATTTCACGCCGGTGTCCCATGGGGCGTTGCAGTGGGGCATCAGTGCGATTGCGGTGCTGTTCTTTGCCCGGGCGATTGGCGATTCGGAGCTGGTGGGCTTTTTCAAAAAGGTCGGCGGCTCCCGGTTTGCGCGCCTGGATACGTACGTCTACTCGCCGTTGTGCCTGGTGTTGGGTGCCGGGTTGTTGGTGGTGGCCTGGACCTGA
- a CDS encoding DUF2946 domain-containing protein, with product MKLARADRSLIAWMLYCCVLFNVFACSIGHGQMVGMQLNGISGQFCTVDPRTQAPLQNNSTDENLPTLSKAFGCPLCSTGGMGPALNSHLNVAVLPQPHAPPAAVVLAADIPARFTWPTANPRAPPALA from the coding sequence ATGAAACTCGCCCGTGCCGACCGCTCGCTCATTGCCTGGATGCTTTACTGCTGCGTCCTGTTCAATGTGTTCGCCTGCAGCATTGGCCACGGGCAAATGGTGGGCATGCAGCTCAACGGCATCAGCGGCCAGTTCTGCACCGTAGATCCGCGTACCCAGGCGCCCCTGCAAAACAACTCTACGGATGAGAACCTGCCAACGCTGTCGAAAGCGTTCGGTTGCCCCTTGTGTTCGACCGGCGGCATGGGCCCCGCGCTCAACAGCCACCTGAACGTGGCGGTTTTGCCACAACCCCACGCGCCGCCTGCGGCGGTCGTGCTCGCCGCTGACATTCCTGCCCGCTTCACCTGGCCCACCGCTAACCCGCGCGCGCCACCTGCCCTCGCCTGA
- a CDS encoding TonB-dependent receptor encodes MKHLPLLAGLFGCLPVCAPALELAPTTIEGEQSVEPGLALDQPSGMASRLGLSVRETPASVAIANRNDIERHGAKTFRDAANTLPGVNASAPPGFGGFVSYRGFTSSQITQMFNGINVATGLARPVDAWVYDRVELVGGPSSLINGAGSVGGSLNYVTKLASREEQAVEGQLTYGSYDTAGMAFGLNHALTEPGAEVQHYARLDVSRNTNHSYIDRDQRDAWSVAFSLLSDLTPDLSHTLALEYQDEHEDSPYWGTPVLNPKAGELKIDKHNRFNNYNVADGRYEQRTIWARSIIDYRINDSTTLKNTLYHLDSQRDYRNLETYQYNADNSAVNRSTAYQVRHQGQQNGNQFELRHDNRIFGLSTTWSGGFEYKVNSTTNSPLNVPGKSTVDPNNYDPGHFYDIPGTRPGFVKDKTNQVTTKALFVENRLGLTDKLSLLTGLRYDAIDMDVTNHRSVTAANPRHFKRSWEPLTGRVGLTYQFIPSANVYVQYSTAVEQPYTTTQVFDVSTGKQWEIGSKFDYLDGRGSATVAAYKIERKDFAVTDPLDPTNSIPVGAQSSKGIELASSLRITPRLLAEGNFAWVDAEYDEFNEKMASGAVVSRKGNTPTNVPRRVGNLWLTYDFSEDWQGGVDARYVAQVYADNANTQTVPAYTLFGTFLRYRLDAHTSVTGRVRNLTNEVYAEFAHVSPAYYLGSPRTFEVAVQTKF; translated from the coding sequence ATGAAACATCTACCCCTGCTGGCAGGCCTGTTCGGCTGCCTGCCTGTCTGCGCCCCTGCCCTTGAGCTGGCACCGACCACCATTGAAGGCGAGCAAAGCGTTGAGCCCGGGCTGGCCCTGGACCAACCCAGCGGTATGGCCTCGCGGCTGGGACTGAGCGTACGGGAAACCCCGGCCTCGGTGGCCATCGCCAACCGCAACGATATCGAGCGCCATGGCGCCAAGACCTTCCGCGATGCGGCCAATACCCTGCCCGGCGTCAATGCCAGCGCGCCGCCCGGGTTTGGTGGGTTTGTATCGTACCGAGGGTTTACCAGCAGCCAGATTACTCAGATGTTCAACGGCATCAATGTTGCCACGGGCCTGGCGCGGCCAGTGGATGCGTGGGTATATGACCGCGTCGAGCTGGTGGGCGGCCCTTCCTCCTTGATCAACGGCGCAGGCTCCGTGGGCGGCTCGCTGAACTACGTGACCAAGCTGGCGAGCCGTGAGGAACAGGCTGTCGAAGGCCAGTTGACCTATGGCAGCTACGACACCGCAGGCATGGCGTTCGGCCTCAACCATGCGCTGACCGAGCCTGGTGCCGAGGTGCAGCACTACGCACGCCTGGACGTGAGCCGCAATACCAACCACAGCTATATCGACCGCGATCAACGAGATGCCTGGAGCGTAGCGTTTTCGCTGCTCAGCGACTTGACCCCCGATCTGTCCCACACCCTGGCCCTGGAATATCAGGACGAGCATGAAGACAGCCCCTATTGGGGCACGCCGGTGCTCAACCCCAAGGCCGGCGAACTTAAGATCGACAAGCACAATCGCTTCAACAACTACAACGTCGCCGACGGTCGTTACGAACAGCGCACGATCTGGGCACGGTCGATCATCGACTACCGGATAAACGACAGCACCACACTGAAAAACACCCTCTATCACCTCGACAGCCAGCGCGACTACCGCAACCTGGAGACCTACCAGTACAACGCCGATAACAGCGCGGTGAACCGCTCGACCGCCTATCAGGTACGGCATCAGGGCCAACAGAACGGCAACCAGTTCGAACTGCGCCATGACAACAGGATTTTCGGCCTCTCCACCACCTGGTCCGGCGGTTTTGAGTACAAGGTCAACAGCACCACCAACAGCCCCTTGAACGTGCCGGGAAAAAGTACCGTGGACCCGAACAACTATGACCCGGGACACTTCTATGACATCCCCGGCACCCGCCCTGGTTTCGTCAAGGACAAGACCAACCAGGTGACCACCAAGGCACTGTTCGTGGAAAACCGCCTGGGGCTGACGGATAAGCTCTCGCTGCTGACCGGCCTGCGGTATGACGCCATCGACATGGACGTGACCAACCACCGCTCGGTCACCGCCGCTAACCCACGGCACTTCAAGCGCAGCTGGGAACCGCTGACGGGGCGTGTGGGCCTGACTTATCAATTCATCCCGTCGGCCAATGTCTACGTGCAATACAGCACCGCCGTCGAACAGCCCTATACCACCACCCAGGTGTTCGATGTGTCCACCGGCAAGCAATGGGAGATCGGCAGCAAGTTCGACTACCTGGACGGTCGCGGTTCCGCCACGGTCGCGGCCTACAAGATTGAACGCAAAGACTTTGCCGTCACTGATCCGCTGGATCCGACCAACAGCATTCCGGTGGGCGCGCAGTCGTCCAAGGGCATCGAATTGGCCAGCTCACTGCGTATCACGCCAAGGTTGCTGGCTGAAGGCAACTTCGCCTGGGTAGACGCCGAGTACGATGAGTTCAATGAGAAAATGGCCAGTGGCGCAGTGGTGTCACGCAAGGGCAATACGCCGACCAACGTGCCCAGGCGCGTGGGCAACCTGTGGTTGACCTATGATTTTTCCGAGGATTGGCAAGGGGGTGTGGATGCGCGGTATGTCGCCCAGGTGTATGCAGATAATGCCAATACCCAGACGGTGCCGGCCTACACGCTGTTTGGCACCTTCCTGCGCTACAGGCTGGACGCCCACACCTCGGTGACCGGACGCGTGCGCAACTTGACCAATGAGGTGTATGCCGAGTTTGCCCATGTGTCGCCGGCGTATTACCTGGGTTCGCCGAGAACGTTTGAGGTAGCGGTGCAAACCAAGTTCTGA
- a CDS encoding ABC transporter substrate-binding protein, with product MKGLKSLLAASLTALSLSLPVSAAQAPVHFADLNWESGSLITEVLRFIVEKGYDLPTDTLPGTTITLETALAKNDIQVIGEEWAGRSPVWVKAEAEGKVVGLGDTVKGATEGWWVPEYVVKGDPSKNLKPLAPDLKSVKDLARYKDVFKDPESPGKGRFLNSPIGWTSEVVNKQKLKAYGLDDSYVNFRSGSGAALDAEIASSIRRGKPVLFYYWSPTPLMGRYKLIQLEEPPFDADAWKTLTDADNPDPKPTRSLASKLSIGVSTPFQQEHPQIAQFFEKVEFPIEPLNKALATMSENHTAPRDVAQAFLKEHPEVWKAWLTQDVAQKVEASLK from the coding sequence ATGAAGGGATTGAAATCACTGTTGGCAGCGTCCTTAACGGCCTTGAGCCTGTCATTGCCGGTCTCTGCTGCCCAGGCACCGGTGCATTTTGCCGACCTGAACTGGGAAAGCGGCAGCCTGATCACTGAAGTACTACGCTTTATCGTCGAGAAGGGTTATGACCTGCCTACCGACACCTTGCCCGGTACCACCATCACCCTGGAAACCGCCCTGGCCAAGAACGATATCCAGGTGATTGGGGAAGAATGGGCTGGTCGCAGTCCGGTGTGGGTCAAGGCCGAAGCCGAAGGCAAAGTGGTAGGGCTGGGGGATACAGTCAAAGGCGCCACCGAAGGCTGGTGGGTGCCGGAGTACGTGGTCAAGGGTGACCCGTCGAAAAACCTCAAGCCTCTGGCTCCGGACCTGAAAAGCGTCAAGGACCTGGCGCGCTACAAGGATGTGTTCAAGGACCCCGAATCACCAGGCAAAGGTCGCTTTCTTAACAGCCCCATCGGCTGGACCTCCGAAGTGGTCAACAAGCAGAAGCTCAAGGCCTATGGCCTCGACGATAGCTACGTGAACTTCCGCAGCGGTTCGGGCGCGGCGTTGGATGCAGAGATTGCGTCTTCGATCCGCCGGGGCAAGCCAGTGTTGTTCTACTACTGGTCGCCGACCCCGTTGATGGGGCGCTATAAATTGATCCAGCTCGAAGAGCCGCCGTTTGATGCGGATGCATGGAAGACCCTGACCGATGCGGATAACCCAGACCCCAAGCCTACCCGGTCGTTGGCATCCAAGTTGAGCATTGGCGTATCGACGCCGTTCCAGCAGGAGCATCCGCAGATTGCGCAGTTCTTCGAGAAGGTTGAGTTTCCCATCGAGCCGCTGAACAAAGCCTTGGCGACGATGAGCGAAAACCACACGGCACCGCGGGACGTGGCCCAAGCGTTCCTGAAGGAACACCCTGAGGTGTGGAAGGCGTGGTTGACGCAAGATGTAGCGCAGAAGGTTGAGGCGAGTCTCAAGTAA
- a CDS encoding DUF2789 domain-containing protein: MDTTTPTLETLFDQLGLDSSQEAIERFTAEHRLPDDVKLIDAPFWSEQQASFLKEQLHVDAEWAPAVDDLNALLHESPKE; encoded by the coding sequence ATGGATACCACCACCCCCACGCTCGAAACCTTGTTCGATCAACTGGGCCTGGACTCGAGCCAGGAAGCCATCGAGCGCTTTACCGCCGAGCATCGCCTGCCGGATGATGTCAAACTCATCGACGCGCCGTTCTGGAGCGAACAACAGGCGAGTTTCCTCAAGGAACAATTGCATGTAGATGCCGAATGGGCGCCTGCGGTGGACGACCTCAACGCACTGTTGCACGAATCGCCCAAGGAATAA
- a CDS encoding TraR/DksA family transcriptional regulator — protein sequence MTKEKLLAMPADDYMNAEQHAFFEKLLQDMKVEHHERIEQNRIAIESLDTPADPADAASVEEERTWLVNAIDRDQRMLPQLERALERIKEDSFGWCDDSGEPIGLKRLLISPTTKYCIEAQERHEQIDKHQRQA from the coding sequence ATGACAAAGGAAAAGTTGCTGGCCATGCCGGCGGATGACTACATGAATGCCGAACAGCACGCTTTTTTCGAGAAGTTGCTGCAAGACATGAAAGTGGAACACCACGAGCGCATTGAACAGAACCGCATCGCCATTGAAAGCCTGGACACCCCGGCCGACCCGGCTGACGCCGCTTCCGTGGAAGAAGAGCGCACCTGGCTGGTAAATGCCATCGATCGCGACCAGCGCATGCTGCCGCAGCTTGAGCGCGCCTTGGAGCGTATCAAGGAAGATTCCTTTGGCTGGTGCGATGACAGCGGCGAGCCTATCGGCCTCAAGCGACTGCTGATCAGCCCTACCACCAAGTACTGCATCGAAGCGCAAGAGCGCCACGAGCAGATCGACAAGCACCAGCGTCAAGCCTGA
- a CDS encoding ABC transporter permease, with protein sequence MNAITDNKPATAPVKNRRRMPTELSIFLVLIGIGLVFELFGWIVRDQSFLMNSQRLVLMILQVSIIGLLAIGVTQVIITTGIDLSSGSVLALSAMIAASLAQTSDFSRAVFPSLTDLPVWIPVAMGLGVGLLAGAINGSIIAVTGIPPFIATLGMMVSARGLARYYTEGQPVSMLSDSYTAIGHGAMPVIIFLVVAVIFHIALRYTKYGKYTYAIGGNMQAARTSGINVKRHLIIVYSIAGLLAGLAGVVASARAATGQAGMGMSYELDAIAAAVIGGTSLAGGVGRITGTVIGALILGVMASGFTFVGVDAYIQDIIKGLIIVVAVVIDQYRNKRKLKR encoded by the coding sequence ATGAACGCAATAACAGACAACAAGCCGGCGACGGCACCGGTCAAGAACCGTCGACGCATGCCTACCGAGCTGAGCATCTTCCTGGTGCTGATCGGCATCGGCCTGGTGTTTGAACTGTTCGGCTGGATCGTGCGCGACCAGAGCTTCTTGATGAACTCCCAGCGCCTGGTGCTGATGATCCTGCAAGTATCGATCATCGGCCTGCTGGCCATCGGTGTGACCCAGGTGATCATCACCACAGGGATCGACCTGTCTTCCGGCTCGGTACTGGCCTTGTCAGCAATGATCGCCGCGAGCCTGGCGCAGACCTCCGACTTTTCCCGTGCGGTGTTTCCGTCCCTGACCGACCTGCCGGTGTGGATACCGGTGGCAATGGGCTTGGGCGTAGGGCTGCTGGCCGGGGCAATCAACGGCAGCATTATTGCGGTGACCGGCATCCCGCCGTTTATCGCGACCCTGGGCATGATGGTCTCGGCCCGTGGCCTGGCGCGTTATTACACCGAAGGCCAGCCGGTGAGCATGCTCTCGGATTCCTATACGGCTATCGGCCATGGCGCGATGCCGGTGATTATCTTTCTGGTGGTGGCGGTGATCTTCCATATCGCCCTGCGCTACACCAAGTACGGCAAATACACCTACGCCATCGGCGGCAATATGCAGGCGGCACGCACCTCGGGGATCAACGTCAAGCGCCACTTGATCATCGTCTACAGCATCGCCGGCCTGCTGGCGGGCCTGGCCGGCGTGGTGGCTTCGGCACGTGCGGCTACCGGCCAGGCGGGCATGGGCATGTCCTATGAGCTGGATGCGATCGCCGCAGCGGTGATCGGCGGCACCAGCCTGGCGGGCGGGGTAGGGCGCATCACCGGCACCGTGATCGGCGCGCTGATCCTCGGCGTGATGGCCAGTGGGTTTACCTTCGTCGGCGTGGATGCGTATATCCAGGACATCATCAAGGGCCTGATCATTGTGGTAGCGGTGGTGATCGACCAATACCGCAACAAGCGCAAGCTCAAGCGCTGA